The genomic window TTCTTGTGTCATTTTAAATCGTTCGGTGCTTTCGTCATCCTGCATCCAGCAGCATTGTTCAGCTTCATCTACACGTGTTTGCAATTCACCTCAAGTTATACGCGGTGTGTTTATCCGTAACTTATAGAGGTTTAAAACAGAAGACGTTGTTAGAGTGTTTGTACTTTTTGTACAGTGTTTGGACTGCACAATTTGGTCAAAGAAAATttggtcaaagaaaaaaaaaaaatcataccatGGTTAGACGGAAACAATTTGCGATTGCGATTTGAGCTGCGATATGATAAACATCTAAGTTAGCATCTCATATATTTTCTTAGTTCTCAAGACTAAAATCAGATATAGAACTACACTGTAAAAGGATGTTTTGAAACAATTATGTCAACAGAATCATACTTTGAAATGTCTCAAACGGTACAAATTGTTTATAACCTTTCAAAAAAGGATTTCCCACAGAATGTCACACATGTAAAGTCACCAGcaattgtttgttttagttcaggTCAGCTttcgtctgtctttttttcctttcatggATAAATTCATCATAAAGCTCTAAGCTGTCGTGAAGCACGGGGTAATGCCCAATGGGATGTCCAGAAAACTAATGAAAGAGTTGGAGGCAAAGAACTCCACGCTAAGTAGGGTGGCCTACACCAGACGCGGGTTCACGGATTTAAAACTTTTGAACGGATTTATGACTGAGATGTACAGAAATACAAGCTtgaccagccaatcagacatgATTTTTTTCCGTTGTCACTTTATgttataatatattttattcaatCACAGCCTTTTGCGGTTTAGCAATCGCACGCGAACATATCACGATTTCAATTTTCATTCGATTGATTGTGCAGCCCTAGTACTCATTACACCCTGATGAACACCTCTAGGTTGAGCAGTAACTCACGTTGGCTAACATTTCTTTTCTCCAACAATAATCAAAGGCCAGAGTCAGGATATAGCACAAACATGCAGGTGGAATTTATGTCATTAaaaagaacccttaaagatTGAGTCACATCATTCCACAAGGTCATTTTTGTGGTAGAACAAGACCTACCACTGCAAAAGATTATCATCTTATTCATCTGACCATAGCTTATCAAAAGCTTTTCCTCTTCCCTGAAAAATCCCAGAAAAAAGACTTCAGTCTCTCTGCCTATACTATCTGtcctgactgaaacacagccAGCAAAGAAGCATGCATAGAGATTTCCATCAGAGGTTTCTGTCAGAAAACAGTACAGTCAGATTAAAAGGGATGAATCACCAGAATGCATTAAGAGAGACATATACAAAAGGAGGGGGCGTGGAGTCAGCAGTTCAGGACCAGTTCACCCAGTAAAGCTTACTGCTTCCTCCTGCAGAACCTAAAtctttcagtgaaaatgaaggaAACATGGTCCCACTAAGCTAACATTGCCTGAGCAGTTGATCCAGTGCTGATCTGGTTCTGTCAGCAACTTCTGATTCTATATGTTTGGTAATTTTCAGCTAACTGGCAGTACATGGCCATGCAGGCAcagtgtcgtgtgtgtgtgtgtgtgcatgtgtcgtCTTCTGTGGTGTTAAATCACGTATTCAGACCCTCTTGCTCAAGAGTGTActccctgttttcattttttcggTTTTGGTGAACCAGTGTGTGTTTCCCTCCAGCTCTCCAAtacacactccctctttctctttttctttctttctttctttctttctttctttctttctgtctctgtttttgtctgtctctctgtctctgtctgcagggGCGGTTTACCATCGCAGCCAAACACCATGTCACCATTGCAGAGGTATTTGAGGCAGAACTTGTGGATATTGAAAAGGTCAGACCAggaatttctctgtctctgatattAGCCTTACAGAGctaaatttgttttctttgtctttgatATCAGCCCTGTGGGGCTAAATTTATTGTGTATTGACTGGATGGTACTGAGATTACAGTGGTTCTTatcagatgttttgtttgtttgttttaacatacAGGCTATAGCTCACTATGAACAGGCTGCCGACTACTACAAGGGAGAGGAATCCACCAGGTTGggtcacacacagcacaaacaaaactttTGATAACCTTATCATTGTCATAGACCAGATAACAGTGACAGCACTGCATCTGATTCACAGATATAATTTTAAGAGGTGCAGAGGTTCATCAGTTTATAAAAATTCAAAGCACAAATTATTTGTCGTTATATAGAGGTGTGCCTTTccattatatgtgtgtgtataaatatatatatatatatgtgtgtgtgtgtgtttgtattatttatacattcattacaacagagtattagggccacattgagagGAAAAATCCGGAGATTTCgcgaataaggtcgtaatattacgagaataaagttgtaatttcagaagaggatcagaagagTAGCGTGGTGCTGCCCAACGTGgcgctgatgtgccaaaagattaagtatttcgttgttcgtgaaacctatactaacgTAAAACTTCATAAGACGCTCcccattcctcattttaatgcaggcggcaggctgctcttctgatattttccctctaaaataacatgcattgtaaattacgactttattctagtaatattatgactttttctcataaaatgacGACTtaattctcgtaatattatgaattatttcttgtaaaattatgactttattctcgtggcAGTTTCCCccaagactgtgtgtgtgtttcttcggATTAGACGCAATTTCTTGCGCAGTCCTCCCCTGATAcgtatgataatgtggtgctgatgtgccaaaagattaagtattttcttaattgtgaaacctatactaaagtatcaTTtaacaagatgctccacgtagGAGATTAACCTACGTTAGCTCTAGCAGCGTAGTTACTAGCTAGTTCATCTACCCGCCAtactcactgctcagtcagcctgtgtggtgGGGTTCACAGTGTTGATATAGGCATTTATTAATTTAGAGTTTAATTACttggcttgagtgtggattaggaactgaatgtttgtttttaaataattttctttttagtgatgtttatggttatacatgtttatttctgGGTTTATAAAAcccataaaccaatattacatttgagtgttcataattattataatagtttattgaagcACACTTTATTAACActacatattaatattttaatatcctaaaattagaagtgtaataaaaacaaaaacaggactgttTTGCggatttccacttttattcgaatacaaatacaaataatttttctgccttaacaaatacagacacaaatacaaatactagGATGTCTGCACATCcctaatataaatatatagttttttctttctttcttttttcttaaaccacacacgcacacatctgTATGTGCTGAGGCAGATACTGAAACTAACTGTCGGcattctttttttactttggttTCTGTGCCTCTAGCTCAGCCAACAAGTGCCTTTTAAAAGTGGCTAGTTACGCGGCCCAGCTGGAGCAGTATCCAAAAGCTATTGAGATCTACGAACAGGTGAGTGAGTCAAAACCTGTCATTTACGCTCACTTGCTGTTGAATGTTTTTATCtgagttttttgtttattttttatctgaGTTCTTTGTCCTTCTCCAATTTGTTTTAGTaccggccttttttttttttttttaaataaactggtTCCCATGACATGCTTCACTGGAATCATATGTATTTAGGTAAAGCCACTGTGGTAGTACAACATCAGTAACTGAGCCATATGAAAAGCAAGCTGTAAATACAGGGACCTATCTGTTCTTGCAGAACAGTCCCTTTTGAATGTAGCCAGACAAAGCACCTGGATCTTACAGCTAACTTTAAAAATATGCTAAAGTGAAGTAAGGATGTAGTCCCAGTGTGGTTTGCATGCAGTCTGTGTGATGCTGCGGTTATGCGTTTGGTCTGGCTGTAGGTTGGGACCCACGCAATGGACAGCACACTGTTGAAATACAGCGCTAAAGACTATTTCTTCAAGGCAGCCCTCTGTCACTTCTGTGTCGACATGCTCAACGCAAAGGTATGCTCAGGCTTTTAAACCAGAGACTGCTGatcagtgtgagtcagtgtgatCAGTGTGTCATTCTGTTCACACATTCCAACACGTAGAGTGCTGGATTAAACACAATTATAAGGCCTCTGAGTGGATGAATTGTCTGTCAGTGCAAATTCAACAGGCCATGAGCCAGCATTCATTgttatctctcttcctctctctctctctctctctctctctcatatatttaACCTTTTCTCAACATAGCTGGCATTGCAAAAGTATGAGGAAATGTTCCCTGCATTTTCGGATTCTCGGGAATGCAAACTGATAAAGGTTGGTTTCCCACCCTCCCAGTTCTTTTCCTAGCTGTTAGGTTGGAGTGGTTTGAAGTGCATATCCTGATCCACTAAAATCAAAATCTTTCAGTGTTGAAATGTAACCTTCAACAGTAGACAACACAAAAAGAGGCTTAAAGTTGATTGAGGATTAAAGTCAACTTCATTTATTAAGGTTAGAGTAAATATCCAATATCCTATTTAAACTGTGAATAATGCCATTGTTTTTCAATATATGATTtttaaaaccaaccaaacaaaaaaaaccccaacaacctGAAAAGCGTGGCATAAgctcaaatcatttttaaaaacaagttaAATTAGTTTATGCGAAAATAACACAGTTTCCTGTAGTCTTTGCCGTGCACtgagagtaaaagagaaaaaaaaagacagcagtcaGTGGTAACCATGTGCCCTCAGCTGTGGATTACAGAACCCTTATGCACTGTGAAAAGTCATTTATGCAAATACATGCAAAACCTTATATAAACAGGGCATTTAATTTAGTTGAGAATTTGACAGTTTGAACCGGATGTAGGAGGCAACTTTAAAACTCGTGAAACTAAGCAACAATTAGTGCCCTCAGTGTGAAATGTGAGAGTTTTGTGAGTGAGCTCTGCTGaggtttcatttatttttgtttttcgtttgtCTCCCTCATACAGAAGCTGCTGGATGCCTATGAGGAGCAGAATGTCGACGCGTACACTGATGCTGTGAGTCATCCGATGGCGCACATATGTCACACCGtctttatttatgtgttatATTGGTTAGGCCAGGATAATACAGCCACTATACATAAttatgaaacacaaaacatgttccacaactgtttaaaaatagatCCAGTAAGGACAGCAAGACAATGAGAATGCAAAGCTGAAAGAGCAGATAATGTCCAGGGGAGGTATctgatgagaaaagaaaaggaaattacAGGATCGCTTCcgtttttgttttaagaaaCACCACAGTACAGACACTGAGCAGAAAAACAGGATGCCACTGCAGTAAGAATGAATGACACTGATAGTTGTAATGTAATATCTCTTCCCCTCTGTGTCAGGTGAAGGAATATGACACGATTTCACGGCTAGACCAGTGGCTCACCACCATGCTGCTCCGCATTAAGAAAACTATACAGGAGGACGAGAGTGATCTCCGCTAAAGGCCAAATCGGCCTCTTCCTacaatcaccccccccccccccccccccccccccaaaccatgACCAAATTTAGCAGTCTGTCTCCATATTCTCCTCTTAAGTCTGCCTGTTCCTCTATCACTGACTCTCTTTGCTCTTTAGTCTCTGAGTCACAATGACAGAAAACCCTCCGTTGACTCTCTCCGGTCATATCATGTAGGTGCCTTGCCACAGACATGGTCTCATAGCAGACATCAGAGAACACTAAgtggttaaaaacaaacaaacatacataccaAACCCCTTGTGATGAAGCCGAGTGTGGGTGTCGAGTGCCTTATTACTGACAGTAAAGCCACAGCCTGTTTGGGACGCCCACCGTTTTAGAGCTCAAATCACTGTGccttatactcacacacacaaaaaaatttttATCTGTACGCTTCATGTGGTTTATTCTATATGTGTTCTTTGAATTTATATTACGAATTATACTGCAGTTTCTGACTTACACAACAGTggctctctctttgtttgtgtcattctgtgtttgtgtgtgtgtgtgttttttcctttttttcctctgaattgCTTCTATAGaggtgaggaaaaaaatctcGTAAAATatatagttctctctctcaggggtaCTTTGGCAGGCGGCAGGGGGTGGGCGCAGAGTAGTATATGAGAACACAAGTTCTCAGAAGTTCTCTTTTTGTCAGATAGTAAAAATGACACTGGTGGAGAGGCCATTCAACAGGCACTGCATTCTGCTGAAGCATGTCACCCATAATCAGATATTTGTATGGATATTTCTCCATACAAATCAGGAAAAACCAGTTTCGTCTATGGAGGAAGGAAAACTATATTTCCATACCATGTGAATTTGTCTTTCAGAGATATGAGTGTTGGCAAGCATTAATAAAATTTGTGGTATTTTCTGAGTATTATAAACCATTACCAAGAGATATGACCTGACTGGTCTTCTTCAGCCCTGGTTTGTCTTGAtgtctttttttgctctttttctgaGGTTGTGCCTATATTTTCATCTGAAGAAACATGGCTTGTTTTGAGGCAAAGGAACCGGGTTTtaggcatttgtgtgtgtgtgtctgtgtgtagggggggtGATCTGAGatctggccctgtgtgtgtgtttttatttatacaCTGAGCCATTTcaataaaacagattttgaatTCAGTGTTTAGAGCTGTGTTTGAAACACTGGACCTTAAGTGGAATCTCAGAATGGTGCTGATGACCAAGGTGATGATTACttgaaacgtttttttttcttcctcacagGATGCAAGTGGTTTGGTAGCATTATGGTAGACAACTATATAGAGCAGGGGTTTTTGACTTGAGGGGGCCGCAAGAGAAGACTTAGATGCAAAATGGcaagtacaatgaaaaaaaaaaaaaaataggttgaaaacccctgatATAGAGCATGTCTGTTGGCAAATATGATAAGTTACCAGTTTCAGGATGTTCAATCATATTACACTTTGATGTAATATACACtttgtgtattttaaatgacagttcTTAGCTGTCCAGCAGCAACTTGTGCACTGTATCCAGATGAGAATGTAAGTGACTGAAAAGATCACTCATTCCCCCAAATTGTTTTCCCCCACTGGCCCTTCATAATAATACTTTCCACCACTTGACATTTCAGAGCACTTTGCTGTCTGAAGCGTTAGTCTTTCATTGAGAGTAGAATTTGATGGCGGGAAATTGGGCAAGCACGCACCACCGCCCCACAAAAAAGGAAGGTTGGCCAATCTACccttatttgtatttttttcctgcctCTGTTAAGTCATGATAATAAATTTCTCAAGGGAAAAAATGCTGCAGCGGTTAGGTCGCCCATATCTTGTGAGAAAACCTTAGTTAAATAAAGTGGTAAGGGGGGCGAGGGCGTGAGGGTGAATAACTTTGTGACTACCGTCAGTAAAACCATCAAATTTAACAAACTGACCATAAGCATGGGTAACCATCACAAATATTTGCCCCGTGCAGTGCACTGTAAAATTagttttccctcagtgtgggACACAGGAGGTTCtcaccaacatttttttttactttaaacaaagaataaaatgaaatctgCAGGGAAGGTTGTTGGCCGACGTTAGAAGCAACCAAACTTCCGTTTTGCAGCCAGTTTACCGCTATACCTGTACGCCGTGACGAGTCGAGTCCGACAATTAAAACGTTGAAATTGTAAAGTGTAGTTTAAATTGCCCATTGCTCGGATTAGAAAAAAATCACGCCATTCTCTCAATTTTTGCGAAATTAAGATATTTAACACATTTTGAAAATCACCCGTGGATGGTATGGATCGTATAATACGGGAGGAAACCTGAACTGGCGACCTGAGAACTCCACAGAAAAAAATTGGTTAGATTAAAATGGAATAAACCGTGTAAGGTGAGCTGCATGGTTCACGGAATCTTATTCAAATGTTTGAAAGTGAGAgttaaatgatcaaattaatTACATCATAAATTACAACTGGCTGTTTCTGATTTCAGCGGGGTCATGTCATATATGATAGCTTTGGGTGGAATAAATAGGAACGCTCTTATGTTTAATGGCAGGATGTACTTTAATTCTTTTTGAcgtttctgttttcactctgaCCGAGCACTTTTTACACTAGCTTTGCTGTAGCCCCCAGGGCTGAAAACAGGAAGCTGTGGCAGTAAGAATTAAACATGGTATGGTTACCTTAGAAGCGTCGCAGTAGAAGGAGGACAAGGGTTGGGGTGGTTCCTTTGACACCAATTAGTGATAGCGCAGGTGTTCCTTGAGAGGGCACGCGTTGTGTGTGAACGTACATCTAAAGGTGTGGCACCTAATGTCCTTGTATCTTTCAAATGACATGGAAGGAGTGGCAACGATAAGTCTATATGAAGTTCAGAGGGAGTATTGCGTCGTAGTTTCCGTTCCAGTTTTCCATCTGCCATCAAGCCTGAATGTCCTCCGGTGAGTAAGCTGTTCTTGGTTGTTTTCGCGGGTCATCACGCGCAATATCTATAACTGAtcgtttttgtttgatttgtttctttGGTGTATCGTGTAGTTTCAGAtgttttttccctgtaaaaCAACTGCTTTATTAAGTAAAAATAGTTTCAAAATATGTGGACATGCAACAGGTTCATGCGGTTAAATGCAACAGGTGGGACAGATTGATAGAATTCTTTAAAAAGGTGTATAAACAAATTGTCGCATGAAACCGAAAAACATTTCGTTTCCTCTGCTGGCTTCATAATGGGCGACGAATGTAGGGCGATGTCTTGTGAACAGTACAGCCGTATTTAGCAGAAACACACTGCTAAATACAGCTGTGTTTGCTTAGGCTGTCTGTCAAGGAGGAATAATGGCCAGGGCTCACTGGGCCCATGTCGTAGGGCACCGGGAACATGTCACCTCCATTTTGTGAGGGTTGTGGGAAATCTCAGGACCTTGACAGGACTATAAGTGTTTCGGTTATCTGTAAGAGTAGAGGGATCTGGCACAAATGCTGCctaaaaaaacccaactgtATCCCCTAAAGTCGGGAGGTCTTTTGcttgagtttgagtttgtgcTTTTTCAGTGGCTGACTACCAGTATCCAGGAATTACAACGTGAAAAAGGTTAAAGTATTTAATTTTAGCCAAATTTTCCTCACCAAGCTCAGGAAACATTTCTAGATCTTCCACCAACCCCCCACTTGCCCTGAAAACCACAGTCCACATccccagtgtttttttttgtttttttttacctaatgCAGTTGTATAAATTTTAAACATGAATGGGACCTATGGTGTGAGAAATGCTTTGTACAAATAAATCTATACTTTATGGATCCATTTTTGGTCCTTTTCTTAATACCTGAAATAAGTAGTAACATGAAAGaagactgaaaagagaacaCTTTACAAACTTTTCCAAAAGTGAGACCGTGTAGCACTGCATCTTTGTGACTTCTTTTAATTCTGGAAGTGCTGGTTatgatttacattttacacCTCTGTATTGTTTGAATAGTGGATGACATTCTTGTTGCTGACATCAGGTTTTGGTGTACTGCTTGAGAGCACGTCATGTGAAGTTGCGTTTCCTGTATGCCTTCTTAAtaattcagtttcctttttcttcaaCAGATGAACTTTCTGACAGTCAATTCTCTGGAACTGGAATCTTTCTTAATGGCATTTTCTATGAAGTCTTCATCAACACATGAAACAGCTCAAGTTGATTAGAAAcaaaggggggggaaaaacccCCAACAAATTGGCGTGAATTCTCAAGGACCGTTTGAGAAGGCATCACACTTTTGTTTTAGGACAAACCAGTCAAAAGAAGGCGATTTTCATTGTTGATTGACTAATAGACAAATTAATTGCAGAGATTCAGCTTTGTATACTTTTCAAATGTATCGTCTCAAAGCCAGAGTAAAACGCCCAAAAGCTCTCCTCGTCGTGACACTCACTATGAGCATGTCTTTTCTAATACTGTACTCGATGCTCGACCTGCAGTATTCTCACGCTCAATCAGAGGTACTGGAAATTCCCCTTACTGCCACCCCTCTCAATGTCACGATTATGACCAAGACCTCagtcaaagaaagacagaaaaccacTGCAAGCCCAAATCAAGTGAGCTCTTCAGCCTCTGTTTTGGAGAAAGTCTCTATCTCCGAAACCTTCTGGAAGTCTGTTCCAAAGAACAGTGCTTATTGGAATAGGAAGTTTCATTCCATGCTCAGGGTTCTAGACCATATGGAGAAT from Chanos chanos chromosome 2, fChaCha1.1, whole genome shotgun sequence includes these protein-coding regions:
- the napab gene encoding N-ethylmaleimide-sensitive factor attachment protein, alpha b isoform X1 — encoded protein: MDNSGKEKEAVALMAEAEKKVKSSQSFFGSLFGGSSKMEEACDMYARAANMFKMAKNWSAAGNAFSQAARLHLQMQSKHDAATNFIDAGNAFKKADPQEAINCLNRAIEIYTDMGRFTIAAKHHVTIAEVFEAELVDIEKAIAHYEQAADYYKGEESTSSANKCLLKVASYAAQLEQYPKAIEIYEQVGTHAMDSTLLKYSAKDYFFKAALCHFCVDMLNAKLALQKYEEMFPAFSDSRECKLIKKLLDAYEEQNVDAYTDAVKEYDTISRLDQWLTTMLLRIKKTIQEDESDLR
- the napab gene encoding N-ethylmaleimide-sensitive factor attachment protein, alpha b isoform X3, whose protein sequence is MDNSGKEKEAVALMAEAEKKVKSSQSFFGSLFGGSSKMEEACDMYARAANMFKMAKNWSEAINCLNRAIEIYTDMGRFTIAAKHHVTIAEVFEAELVDIEKAIAHYEQAADYYKGEESTSSANKCLLKVASYAAQLEQYPKAIEIYEQVGTHAMDSTLLKYSAKDYFFKAALCHFCVDMLNAKLALQKYEEMFPAFSDSRECKLIKKLLDAYEEQNVDAYTDAVKEYDTISRLDQWLTTMLLRIKKTIQEDESDLR
- the napab gene encoding N-ethylmaleimide-sensitive factor attachment protein, alpha b isoform X2 — translated: MDNSGKEKEAVALMAEAEKKVKSSQSFFGSLFGGSSKMEEACDMYARAANMFKMAKNWNCSVSAAGNAFSQAARLHLQMQSKHDAATNFIDAGNAFKKADPQEAINCLNRAIEIYTDMGRFTIAAKHHVTIAEVFEAELVDIEKAIAHYEQAADYYKGEESTSSANKCLLKVASYAAQLEQYPKAIEIYEQVGTHAMDSTLLKYSAKDYFFKAALCHFCVDMLNAKLALQKYEEMFPAFSDSRECKLIKKLLDAYEEQNVDAYTDAVKEYDTISRLDQWLTTMLLRIKKTIQEDESDLR